The region GACTTCCAGATCGTACGTCTTGGAAGAAGCGGCCGAAATATCTCCGCTGCAAAGTAAAACGACTCGATAACGAATCCCCAGTTTTTTCAGAATATTCTCCGCATGGGAAAGCATCTTTTTGTGCTCTTCCTCCGAATCTTCCGGACGGGCGAATTTCACCAATTCCACTTTCTGGAATTGATGCACTCGAACGAGACCTCTAGTATCCTTTCCATAGGAACCTGCCTCTCTTCTAAAACAAGAAGTATGCGCCGTTATGGAAATAGGAAGGTGGTTTTCCTGTATAATCTCGTCTCGGTATAGATTGGTAAGAGGAACCTCCGCCGTGGGAATTAGGTTCAACTCGTCCCGATCGATTCTATAATACTCGTCCTTAAATTTAGGGTATTGGCCGGTGGTAAGCATACTATCGTCGTTCACCATTACAGGTACCCAAACCTCGGTGTATCCGTGCTCTTTGGTATGAGTCTCCAACATAAAATTCGCGAGAGCTCTTTCCAGCTTAGCGCCTTGCCCGAAATACGTATACGCTCTCGCTCCTGCGAGTTTGGCTCCCTTCTCGAAATTGATCCAACCTAAATCTTCTCCCAATTCGAAATGCGCTTTAGGCACAAAGGTGAAATTACGAACCTCGCCGACCTCATAAAGAACCTGATTGTCCAGCTCATTCTTTCCTTTCGGAACGGATGCGTCGAGAATATTAGGAAGCCCTAAATTGATATCCAACAGGCGGTTTTCGAGGGACTCCAATTCTTCTTCGGCTTTTTTGATTTTATCTCCGATCGCTTTGACGGCAGCGGAAGCTGCCACGATGTCTCCGCCTGCCTGTTTGATCCGACCGATTTCCTTGCTCGCTTTATTTCGTTCTTCTCGAAGGACATCCGCTTCTTTTTGAAGATCTTTTTTCTTCAGAATAATGGAAGCTAACTCGTCCAGAATTCCCAGATCCTTAAAGCCTCTCAATTCGAGATTGGCTTTCAATTCTTCCGTATTGTCCGTGATAAATTTAAGATCAAGCATGATGGTACGCCTTCCTTTGCGTAAATTTTATGGAATTCTCATATAATTTCTTTTCCACTTCGGAATTGGTTTCATTTCGAAGCGAAAACATTTTCTCTAAAACGAATTTCGTGAATGCGGGTTCGTTTCTTTTCCCTCTAAAAGGAGGGGGCGCGAGAAAGGGCGCATCCGTCTCTATCAATATACTCTCCAACGGAAGTTTTTCAGCGGCTTCCTGTATATCCTTGGCGTTCTTGAATACCAGGATTCCCGAAAAAGAGATATAATATCCTAGGTCCACAAGCTTCTTCGCGGTAGGATAATCGTAAGTGAAGCAATGAATCACTCCGAAAGCTTTGTCTCTATGCTCTTTTAAAATCGAAACCGTATCTTCAGCGGCATCTCTAGAATGGATCACAACCGGCAGAGAATATTCTGCGGAAGCATTCAAAAAAGAATGCAGCACCTCCGTCTGATACGTCTTAGTCGAAGCGTCATGATAATAATCCAAACCGATCTCGCCAATGGCGCATAGCTTGGGATCCGAAACGCTCTCCTTAACGAGAGTCAAAATCTCTTCCTTTTTGGGAAATTCATGAGTCTCGGTCGGGTGACAGCCTACGGTATAAAACACTTCGATTTCGGAATCAGAGAACCGATCGGATATATCTTTTGCCCTATGAGAACTCTCAAGGTCGATTCCGATTTGGACGATCTTTTTTATACCGGATTCTTTAGCGTTTCTAACCGATTCTGCAATTTCCTGGCCTTGCTCTTGTATAATATCTAGATGGCAATGCGTATCGATGATGGAGTACATGCTGAAATGTCTTTTAAGGATCAGTTTTCGCGATTTGGATTGACTGAAAAGAGAATTTTTCAGAATCCTTACAGCATAACCTTAGATCGGGGAAACTCGTAGGTTTGGGACATAAGTAGTGAACTTAAAATCCTATCTTGCACTTCTATATTACCGTATCCGATACAAATACCAGGATCTGAAGCTCAAACTCGACCTTAAGATCGCAGATTGGAACAAAAAGGGTAGGGAAAGGCTCACCGTCATGGTGATTCCCCACTCCGAACAAAAAACGATTAACTTCCATATCTCTTACCGAGCTATCACGATCTTTATCGGAACCATTTTGGTTCTTCTCTTAATCAGTTCCATTAACGTTCTTAGCCACTCGGGCTCCATCCATCAGCTTACCGAATTAAACCTTTCCAACCAAGACTTCATTCGGCAATCCGCAAAGATGAAGGAAGAAATCAATAGTCTTCACGACCATGTGGAATACTATCATAACCATGTCGGATCTCTCTACGGAAGACTTACCGGAGACAGTTCTAAAGTTGCGAAAGGAATCGGTGGAGCGGAGAAGCTTTCTAATGACTCCGGAAAAACCGTCGCTCCCGGAGCCGAAGTCTTTCGTTTAAAAGAAGACGTCCATAACCTGAGAGTCGCCAACGAACTCACTCAGGAAATCATCAGCATTTTAAAGAAACGTAAAAGTTTGATTCGCCAGACTCCTTCCATTTGGCCGGTTAAAGGATATGTTTTATATCCTTACGGAGAATATCTAAATCCGGTTACCGCCAGAAGAGATTTTAATAACGGTTTGGATATAGGGGCGTTTGCAGGATCGGAAGTCGTAGCTACCGCTCCCGGAAAGGTTTACGATATCGGTTACACTCGCAATACCGGATACTATGTGAAGGTCGAGCACAAGTTCGGATGGAAGACAATCTATTCCAACTTGGATCGAGTTAAGATCAAAAACAACCAACAAGTATCCAAGAACGAAGTTCTGGGCTTTGTCGGAAAATCCGAAAACAGCCCTCAGTACAGTCTTCATTATGAAATCCATGTGGGCACAAGAGCGATCAACCCGTTCGCATTCTTAAACCAGATCCAAGACTGATGGCCCATACCGAAGAGCATTTAGCGGTAAATAGTATCATAGGCGAAGGTGCCGAGTTCAACGGAGAGTTCAAACTTTCCGGGCTTCTTCGTATCGACGGTATTTTTCGCGGAACCATAAAAACGGACGGAAAAGTCCTAATCGGAAAGTCGGGAATCGTCGATACGGATATTAAAGCTCGTATTGTCGTAGCCGGCGGTGAGATTAATGGGAACATTTTCGCGTCGGAGCGCGTGACTCTTCTCGCCAGCTGTAGAATGAAAGGCGATATCATCACACCGAAAGTCGTGATGGAAGAAGGAGTACAATTCGAGGGAAATTGTAAGATCAACCCGACCTCGCATTGAAAGTCCAAACACAAGATCACAGAAGAGACACCCGCAAAAAAAGAGAATTCGGCCTTTCGCTTTCTTCCTCTTACCAACCGGTTCCAAGTGCCGTTTCCGAGACTCAAATTCCGGATTCTAAAAATGAGTTCTTCGAACTCGTAGAGCACCTTCTTCCTTATAACCAAGAAAGAACCAGAGATTTAAACACTCTACTTCGGGATCTACCGGACGCGGAGAGAAATTTCCTACGTTCTCCCAGCTATGCGAATTTGGAAGTCTATAAGAGAATCGTCCAAGGCATCCTAAAAGAAGTCATGGATCGAAATACGAGTCTTGAAACTCTGAAAACGCGAGCCCGAGGCGGATCAGAGAAAGTTTACCAAGTCATAAAGATCGTGGACGAGAAAATCCAGACATTGGCCGATTTCATCGTGCATCCTGAAAATTCCACCTTCGAACTCATGAAGAAAATGGAAGATATACGAGGATTGCTCGTAGATCTAATGAATTGAGTTTTAATCCTTCTTTAGATTCTTAAAGATCTCGGGAAGTTTGGCCGGAATCCTTGTCTCCAAACTGACAAAGGCCCAAGTAAGTTCCCCTTGGCAAACGAGGCTATCGTCCGATTTCTTTCGTACATGTATATCCCATTGGATGCTTGCGGGTTTAACCGTCCCCGCTTTTACGTAGATATTCAGCTCTTCATCGAATCTTGCAGGCGATTTGTATTCTATCAAAGAACGGGTGACTACGAAGTCCAATCCTGTCTCCGCTAATCGCTCTTGGTATTTAAATCCCAAGAATCTCATATATTCGTTCAAGGCAGTATCGAAATAAGTCAGGTAATGCGCATTGAATACGACCGCCTGTGCATCCACCTCGGAATATCGAACTCTTAGAGTATGATAAAAATCCAAGGAATCATTCTTCATGGATTCATTTTATTCCGAGAGCATCCAATACTTTCTGGAGAGCGTCCAAGCTTGGGTACGCGATGCTCAGTTTTCCCTTACCGGAAGAAGAATTATGAGAGATGTCCACTTTCATCGCGTATTTTTTGCGGAACTTATTTTCTAATTCTACGATATCCACTTCTTTGCGTTTGGATTTCTTCTTCTCTCGAACCGGAGCCTCGTCCGTAAGATTGGCGACGATGTCCTCGACTTGGCGAACGGTCAGTCCCTTCTCCGCGATTTGGTAAGCGACTTGCTCCGCCTTTTTTCTATCCGCGATAGCAAGAAGCGGACGCGCATGTCCTTCCGAAATTCTTCCGTTCTTGACTAAATCCATTACGGAGTCAGGCAATTGTAAAAGACGAATTAGGTTGGAAACGGTTGCACGATTCTTTCCTACTCGAGAAGCAATGTCCGTGATCTTCAATCCAGTCCTTTCGGAGAGAGTCTTGTAGGCCAAAGCTTCTTCGATCGGATTTAGATTTTCCCTTTGGATATTTTCGATCAAAGCTATTTCCAAAGTTTGATTGGCGTTGGCTTTTTTGACTACGACAGGAATTTTTACGAAGCCTGCAAGTTTGCAGGCTCTGTATCTTCTTTCACCCGAAATGATTTCGTAACCGGAACCGGTGTCCTTGACTACGATGGGTTGGATCACTCCATGAGCTTTAATTGTTTCGGCAAGTTCGCGTAAGGATTCTTCGTTAAAAGTTCTTCTAGGTTGCTCCGGATTCGGACGAATCTCGGTGAGACGAATTTCTCTAAGAGAACCTTCTCCACCCGCTTCCTTCAGAGCCTTATCTTCGGAGACAGGGATAAGATTTCCGAGCCCCCTACCGAGAGCTTTTGGCTTGGCACTCATGGATTATTTTTCTCCGACGACTTCTAGGGCAAGGCTACGATAGCTTTGGGCCCCGACTCCGTCCGGATCGTAAGACAGGATGGACTTCCCGAAGGAAGGAGCTTCCGACAATTTAATATTACGGGGGATAACTGTGGTATAAACCTTTTCTTTAAAGTAAGCTTTAACGTCTTCCGCAACTTGTTGAGCCAGATTGGTTCGCTTATCGAACATGGTAAGGAGGACTCCTTCCAGTTCGAGAGAAGGGTTCAATTTTTCCTGAACCAAGGAAATGATCTTCATGAGCTGAGTAAGTCCTTCCAACGCGAAATATTCCGTCTGAAGAGTGATCATTACACTATCCGCTGCACTCAACGCGTTGATCGTCAATACTCCCAAAGAAGGGGGACAATCTATGAGAATATAATCGTATTCGGTTCTAAGATGACTGATAGCGGCTTTCAGTCGAAATTCGCGATTCTCCTCTCCTAATAGATCCGCCTCCGCACCGGAAAGGTTGATATTGGAAGGAATAATATGTAGATTTTCGATTTCCGTCCGCTTGATACATTCGTTTGCGGAAGATTCTCCGATCAAGAGTTCATAGGAAGTATTGGGAAGAGTATTGATTTCCAATCCCAAACCGGATCCGGAATTTCCCTGAGGATCGAAATCTACGATTAAGACTTTTTTACCGATCGCAGCAAGGTTCGCCGCGAGGTTGATGGAGGTAGTGGTTTTTCCGACACCGCCCTTTTGGTTACTGATGGATACGATCTTTCCCATAGAATTCTTTACTCTCCTTTTCCAGGAGCTTCCAAGCTCTAGGGATACCTTGCCTTGGCGAGTGAACCTTTTTCAAGAACTTAATATGTCGCATGCCCAAAAATGCAAGTTCGGATAATAAGAGAGTCTTTTCTACAATGAAACCGCTTTGTTCCAGGATAGACTTTTCAATCTTTGCATTGAATTCGTCTTTCCCTATAAATGGGACATAATATCCTCCTTTTATAATGCACCTGCAAAGCACCTCCGTACTCCAAGGATAGGGCACAAACCCCCGAGAAACTCCTAGGTTCCAGTCGGATTTCCAGTCCTCGGCGCGCTCAAATCTAAATTCTACTCCTGCAATTCCCTTCTCCTTCACGAACTCTTCCGTATGCGCAAGTTTCCGTCTTTGAGAATCGAGTAAGACTACAAGTGGACGTTCCTTCTCCACTAAACAACGAAAGAAGAATCCTGGAATCCCAGGCCCCGTGCCCGCGTCTCCCACCTTCTTATTGTTAAGCGAACCTAATTCTTTTCGGATCACATAGATATGAAATATGGATTCAAGAACATGGCGGTCCAGTATCTCCCCCGTGTCTCTTTTCGAGAAGAATCCGCCTGCTTGATTCTTCTCCTTTAGGAAACCGAGAAATAAAGAGACGAGATCCCAATCGAAAAGCGAAAGTATCTCTTCCGCTTTTTCCGGAAAACGAAATCGAACCGCAGATTGGATCCCGTTCGAGTCATGGGAGAATTCAGGAAGACTCGTCTCTAGTTCGCTCATTCTTACCTTTGTATCTGGTGATTGTATTCTACGATCGTCTTGAATAGAATCTCTATCCCCATCTTGAGATGCTCGACCGAAAGACTCTCGTCCTTTCCATGAATTCCGTCTATCTCCTCCGTGGAAAGCAAACCGGGAATGAGTCCGTAACATTTTAATCCGATCTGACGCAAGTAGGAACTATCCGTCGTTCCTGGAGAAAGAAACGGAGCTGCGATCGCGCCCGGAACGATATTCGTACTGACACCTGCTATCACTCTAAACAGTAAACCGTCCATAGGAGACACGGAACCCGTTTCCATATGTCTAGGCGTAACTTCTACTTCGTACTTTGCTCCTATTTCTTTCACCTTTTCCAAGATTACATTCTCATCTTGGCCCGGTAGAATGCGAATGTCCAAAGAACCTTCCGCCTCCGAAGTAATCACATTGATACCGATCGGATGTGTATCAATGCCGGTTATGCTCACAGTGTTGCGAGTCATCGCTACTAAATGGCGACTGCGATTGATCGTGCCTTGCAATAGTAGGAACAGTAAGGGATTTCTAGATCTCCTAAGAACGAATGAATCTGGAAAGGGCAAAAGATTGGATAAGGAGTAGAAGAATGCCGCGGCTTGGTCCTGGATCATTGTCTTCTTTCCTAATGTTTGTACTTCTTGTAAAAAACCTACCATCGACTTCGCGGCATAATTATTAGGAGGCGTACTTCCGTGCCCTGAGTTGGCTTTGGCTTTCAGGTCCAACCATACGGCTCCCTTTTCCGCCAATTGAATATTAAATAGTTTGGAACCGTCTATCGCTACGTTCTTAGAACCCGTACCGCCTTCGTTCCAAACATACTCATATCCTTGGAAAATCTCTCTGTGCTTTGCGATGAGGAATCTGGTCCCATGCTCGGAACGACTTTCTTCGTCCGCGACGGCAAGAAACATTAAGTTGGACTGAAGAGGAACCTTCTTCTCATGAGCGAGAATAAACGCATGCAGCTGCATGATCCCCAAGCCTTTTACATCCACTGCTCCACGACCGTGAATACGATTGTCCTTTCTCACTCCTGAGAAAGGGGGTTCGGTCCACTCTTTGGCATCGGCTTCCACAACATCGATATGATTCGTAAGAATCAGACCTCCCTTTGTAGGATCTTTGCCTTTGAGTTCCGCGACCAAAGAAGCTCTATCCGGTTTACCCGGATATTCGATGATACGGGAAGGTATTCCTCTTTTATCTAAAACGGATTTCAAGAAGAGAGCTCCTTCTCTTTCACGACCTCGAACTGTGGCGATGCGAATATACGTTTGTAGATCTTTGGCCGCTTCTTCACTTATAGCTGAATAATCTGCGGTAGGTGGGACGGAGCTTGGTGTGATCGGATCGATGCTATTCTCCGTAAAAGCAATCGTATACAGTATAAAAATCGCGAGGAAGGCTAAGATTGCGATTCCGATTTTCTTGAGGGACATAGTTCCTCTCCATCTTTGTTTATTCTTGGAGAACAGATTTCACTTCAATCAAACGAATTTAAATTCTCTACACTCTCTTCCGCTTATGGAACCATCGAAAATTATCTTTCATTCACGCCCGGGCAAGGAGTTTTCCTTTTCTCTTTCCCCCTTGCTTGTATAATTTTCTACGCAATATAGATCTAAAGCGCTTAGGAAGTCCCGTTGCTATTCTAGGATAATCTTCCTATCACGAGCTCCGAAATCCCGTAAAAACACCCTCAATCTTTTTACGGAATCGTCGATGTCTATAATGAGGTCTCTCATGTTTCGAAAAGCATTCTTATTGCTCGTCTTTCTTACCGCGTCCGCAACCTTCCCTTTTACTCCGGGAAAGTGGTCTCATACGGATAGAATCGTTTTAGGTTTCGAGAAAGGCGGTCCTGCTCAAGAACTAGTGAAGGATGCCAAAGGCAATCTGATCTATTCTGCTAAATATGAATATGATGAGTCGGGAAAATTGGTCCGTGAAAATTATATCGGAAAAGACGGTAAGCCCGACGGGTTCACCAAGTTCACATATAAAGACGGTCGCGTGTTGAAGGAAGAACTCTTTAACAAGGATGGAGTGAATCTGGAAGCGAAAGTTTTCAACTACGACAAAGCAGGCATACTTTCTTCCGTAGAATTACTGGATCAGTCCGGAAAATCTCTGCTTCGTTGTTCCATTCTGTCTTGGGGAGAGAATGGAATGATCAAGGACGCTCAAACGGAATGGGCCGACAGCAAAGACACCGAAAGATTTTCCGTAGTGAAGGATCCGAATAAGCCCGGGCTATACCAACAGAATATTTTCAACGAAGACAAACAGCATGTTGCCTCCACGGTGCTTACTTTCGATTCGAATGGAAAACTTCTGAGCCGTATGAATGTGCAAGGCTCCCAGGAAAGAATGAACCGTCTCATCTGGGACAAGAGCAATCGTCTCCAGCAATTCACTTTCTTAGTGAAAGAAGGAGACAAGTGGACCATCGAAAAAACCCACGAACTGGTTTATTCTAAATAATCGGAAACGTTTCACGTGAAACGGAGGGGGGACATACACTCCCCTCTTTTCTCTTCTTCTTTCTAAATCTCTTTCATTATTCTTCCGAGTCCGATTGCGATCGAACGCCACCGTCCTTTCCT is a window of Leptospira wolffii serovar Khorat str. Khorat-H2 DNA encoding:
- a CDS encoding M23 family metallopeptidase, with the protein product MNLKSYLALLYYRIRYKYQDLKLKLDLKIADWNKKGRERLTVMVIPHSEQKTINFHISYRAITIFIGTILVLLLISSINVLSHSGSIHQLTELNLSNQDFIRQSAKMKEEINSLHDHVEYYHNHVGSLYGRLTGDSSKVAKGIGGAEKLSNDSGKTVAPGAEVFRLKEDVHNLRVANELTQEIISILKKRKSLIRQTPSIWPVKGYVLYPYGEYLNPVTARRDFNNGLDIGAFAGSEVVATAPGKVYDIGYTRNTGYYVKVEHKFGWKTIYSNLDRVKIKNNQQVSKNEVLGFVGKSENSPQYSLHYEIHVGTRAINPFAFLNQIQD
- a CDS encoding acyl-CoA thioesterase, with translation MKNDSLDFYHTLRVRYSEVDAQAVVFNAHYLTYFDTALNEYMRFLGFKYQERLAETGLDFVVTRSLIEYKSPARFDEELNIYVKAGTVKPASIQWDIHVRKKSDDSLVCQGELTWAFVSLETRIPAKLPEIFKNLKKD
- a CDS encoding RsmG family class I SAM-dependent methyltransferase — its product is MSELETSLPEFSHDSNGIQSAVRFRFPEKAEEILSLFDWDLVSLFLGFLKEKNQAGGFFSKRDTGEILDRHVLESIFHIYVIRKELGSLNNKKVGDAGTGPGIPGFFFRCLVEKERPLVVLLDSQRRKLAHTEEFVKEKGIAGVEFRFERAEDWKSDWNLGVSRGFVPYPWSTEVLCRCIIKGGYYVPFIGKDEFNAKIEKSILEQSGFIVEKTLLLSELAFLGMRHIKFLKKVHSPRQGIPRAWKLLEKESKEFYGKDRIHQ
- a CDS encoding TatD family hydrolase, producing MYSIIDTHCHLDIIQEQGQEIAESVRNAKESGIKKIVQIGIDLESSHRAKDISDRFSDSEIEVFYTVGCHPTETHEFPKKEEILTLVKESVSDPKLCAIGEIGLDYYHDASTKTYQTEVLHSFLNASAEYSLPVVIHSRDAAEDTVSILKEHRDKAFGVIHCFTYDYPTAKKLVDLGYYISFSGILVFKNAKDIQEAAEKLPLESILIETDAPFLAPPPFRGKRNEPAFTKFVLEKMFSLRNETNSEVEKKLYENSIKFTQRKAYHHA
- a CDS encoding ParB/RepB/Spo0J family partition protein, whose product is MSAKPKALGRGLGNLIPVSEDKALKEAGGEGSLREIRLTEIRPNPEQPRRTFNEESLRELAETIKAHGVIQPIVVKDTGSGYEIISGERRYRACKLAGFVKIPVVVKKANANQTLEIALIENIQRENLNPIEEALAYKTLSERTGLKITDIASRVGKNRATVSNLIRLLQLPDSVMDLVKNGRISEGHARPLLAIADRKKAEQVAYQIAEKGLTVRQVEDIVANLTDEAPVREKKKSKRKEVDIVELENKFRKKYAMKVDISHNSSSGKGKLSIAYPSLDALQKVLDALGIK
- a CDS encoding YaaR family protein, producing the protein MKVQTQDHRRDTRKKREFGLSLSSSYQPVPSAVSETQIPDSKNEFFELVEHLLPYNQERTRDLNTLLRDLPDAERNFLRSPSYANLEVYKRIVQGILKEVMDRNTSLETLKTRARGGSEKVYQVIKIVDEKIQTLADFIVHPENSTFELMKKMEDIRGLLVDLMN
- a CDS encoding ParA family protein; this encodes MGKIVSISNQKGGVGKTTTSINLAANLAAIGKKVLIVDFDPQGNSGSGLGLEINTLPNTSYELLIGESSANECIKRTEIENLHIIPSNINLSGAEADLLGEENREFRLKAAISHLRTEYDYILIDCPPSLGVLTINALSAADSVMITLQTEYFALEGLTQLMKIISLVQEKLNPSLELEGVLLTMFDKRTNLAQQVAEDVKAYFKEKVYTTVIPRNIKLSEAPSFGKSILSYDPDGVGAQSYRSLALEVVGEK
- a CDS encoding bactofilin family protein, giving the protein MAHTEEHLAVNSIIGEGAEFNGEFKLSGLLRIDGIFRGTIKTDGKVLIGKSGIVDTDIKARIVVAGGEINGNIFASERVTLLASCRMKGDIITPKVVMEEGVQFEGNCKINPTSH
- a CDS encoding M20/M25/M40 family metallo-hydrolase, which gives rise to MSLKKIGIAILAFLAIFILYTIAFTENSIDPITPSSVPPTADYSAISEEAAKDLQTYIRIATVRGREREGALFLKSVLDKRGIPSRIIEYPGKPDRASLVAELKGKDPTKGGLILTNHIDVVEADAKEWTEPPFSGVRKDNRIHGRGAVDVKGLGIMQLHAFILAHEKKVPLQSNLMFLAVADEESRSEHGTRFLIAKHREIFQGYEYVWNEGGTGSKNVAIDGSKLFNIQLAEKGAVWLDLKAKANSGHGSTPPNNYAAKSMVGFLQEVQTLGKKTMIQDQAAAFFYSLSNLLPFPDSFVLRRSRNPLLFLLLQGTINRSRHLVAMTRNTVSITGIDTHPIGINVITSEAEGSLDIRILPGQDENVILEKVKEIGAKYEVEVTPRHMETGSVSPMDGLLFRVIAGVSTNIVPGAIAAPFLSPGTTDSSYLRQIGLKCYGLIPGLLSTEEIDGIHGKDESLSVEHLKMGIEILFKTIVEYNHQIQR
- the serS gene encoding serine--tRNA ligase, translated to MLDLKFITDNTEELKANLELRGFKDLGILDELASIILKKKDLQKEADVLREERNKASKEIGRIKQAGGDIVAASAAVKAIGDKIKKAEEELESLENRLLDINLGLPNILDASVPKGKNELDNQVLYEVGEVRNFTFVPKAHFELGEDLGWINFEKGAKLAGARAYTYFGQGAKLERALANFMLETHTKEHGYTEVWVPVMVNDDSMLTTGQYPKFKDEYYRIDRDELNLIPTAEVPLTNLYRDEIIQENHLPISITAHTSCFRREAGSYGKDTRGLVRVHQFQKVELVKFARPEDSEEEHKKMLSHAENILKKLGIRYRVVLLCSGDISAASSKTYDLEVWMPGLNRWMEISSVSNFKDFQARRGKIRYKSKEGKNQLVHTLNGSGLAIGRTMAAVLETYQKSDGTIEFPEVLKAYL